One endosymbiont 'TC1' of Trimyema compressum genomic window, TAACTTCAACCTTTTTATCTTCTAAAGCAAGGGCTAATAATGGTAAAAATTCAGCCATCATATCTTCCGCAACTAAACAAGTTTCCAAGGCATTACACACACTTGGTCTTCGGGTTTTGCCATTGATTACAATTTTCAAAGCCATCTCGAGATCCGCTGTTGTGTCTACATAAGCATGACAATTGCCTGTTCCTGTTTCAATAACAGGAACAGTTGAACCTTTGATAACTGTTTCAATTAGACCTGCTCCACCCCGTGGAATTAGGACATCTAAATAGTCATTCATTGTTAGCATAACTTGAACAGCCTCTCTATCTAAACTATCAATAAGCTGAATGGTTCCATCAGGCAAGCCAGCATTTCTAGCTGCATTATCTAGAATATAGACTAAAATTTTATTAGAATTATGAGCTGTTGAACTGCCTTTTAGGATAACCGTATTAGCAGTTTTAACAGCCAATCCTGCCGCCTCTAATGTTACATTAGGTCTGGCTTCATAAATCATACCAATAACGCCTAGTGGTACCTTAACAACACCAATTTCAATGCCATTGGGTCTTTTCCAAGCTTTGGTCATTGAACCAACTGGATCATCTAAGCTAATCAGTTGTTCAAGACCTGCTGCCATGGCTTCAATCCGATTACCTGTTAACAGTAAACGATCTAACATTGCTCTTGAAAGACCACTGGCACGCCCTTTTTCCATATCTTTTTTATTTTCCATTAAAATAGCATTTTCTTGTCTTCTTAAAGCATCAGCCATTTCTTTTAAAGCTCTGTTTCTTTTAATAACAGACATATTTCTCATTTCATCAGCTGCTTTTTTTGCTAAAACGCCTTGCGCGTAAATTGTTTCTTTTAGCATTTTACTCCCTAACCCTTTCTTACAGACATATTATCTCTGTGGATAATTGTTTCGTAAATATATTCTTCTCCTAATAGACGAGCCATTTCTTTAGTTCTCAGTCCTTTAACTTTTCTAATAGCATTGCTATCGTAAAGCACAATGCCTCTGCCTATTTCATTTCCATTTGTATTTAAAATACTAACTACCATATCATCATCAAAATCACCAACAACTTCTGCTATTCCAGTAGCCAGTAAACTTTTCCCTTTATTTACTAATGCATCTGCAGCACCATTATCAACTACAAGACTCCCTTTAGGTCTAGATGATAAAAGCAACCACTTCTTTTTTGTATGGATCTTTTTATTCTGGGGAATAAAAAGTGTTCCCTCAAAGCGTCTATTAACAATATCAGACAAGAGTCCTTTTTTTTCTCCATTGCCAATAACCATATAAACACCAGCAGCCATAGCAATTTTTGCTGCTTGAATCTTAGTTGCCATGCCTCCTGTTCCTAATAAAGAACCTTTGGCCCCAGCTGCTTCTACAATTTGAGGCGTTATCTTATCAATAGTTTCATATAATTTTGCATTACAGGACGTTGTTGGATTTTCAGTATAAAAACCATCAATATCCGATAATAATACCAGTAAATCTCCATCAATTAAAGAGGATACTAATGCTGCTATATGATCATTATCTCCAACTTTCATTTCATCAACAGCAACTGTATCATTTTCATTAATAATAGGAATTACACCCATCTGCAATAATGTTGATAGTGTATTTTTAGCATTTAAATTTCTCTTCCTAATAGAAAAGTCTTCTTTAGTTAAAAGAATTTGAGCCACGGTTTTACCATATTCAGCAAATAATTTCTCATACATATGCATTAATACAACTTGACCGATAGCTGCAACAGCCTGCTTTTTAGGTAGTGTGTCAGGTCTTTTTTTAAGGTGTAAACGACCAACACCAGCACCAACTGCTCCAGAAGAAACTAATAGAACTTCATACCCTCTATTGCTTAAATCATCAATGCCTCGCACTAATTGTTCCATTCTATCAATATTGATTTCCCCTGTTTTATAGGTTAATGTACTGGTTCCAACTTTTACTATAATCCTTTTGATATCCCTCTGAAACTCTACAATCATATCTTCACATCCTACGGTAATTTATATATTGACTCTTTTCTTTTTTTTACTTAAATAATAAACAGTTTCTTCCAATCACCTGCACCAATTCAGCCTTTACTTCTTCAGCAAGGTCAGCTCCTACTTTTTTAATATCTTCAGCCCCATTTTTACCAACTCTAACCTTCACTAGATCTAGAGAATCTATGGACTGAGATACTTCTTTAATAACTGCTTCTGACAAAACCCTCTTTACCGACGTAAGCTACGGGGTTCATTAAGCTACCAAGTCCTCTTAAATAACGTTTTTGTTTCCCTGTTAACATTCTATTACTCCTCATTCTATCTTCTCTTGATTATAGCATTTTAGTCTACATAATCAAATTCTGTTTTACCAATTCTAACTGCATCTCCAGCTTGAACACCTTTTTCTTTTAATAATTCAATGGCACCAATTCGCACTAACTGTTGATGAAAATGCCTGATGCCTTCATCACTGGCTAAGTAAGCCATTTTAAAAGCACGATCTACAGCATATCCTTTAAGAATAAAAATACCTGTTAATGGCTCAATTTCTACCGAAATCAAATCATCTTCCAACTGGGTAATTTTATGGTTTACAGTTGCAATGATTGGTGCTTCAATTTCTTTAACCCATTTTAATACTTCATATAAAAATGGTTCTAAACCCTGTCGAGTAACAGCCGATATTTTAAATACGGGATCCTCTACCCCTGATTCTCTAAGTTTCTTGATAAATATCTCAGCTTTTTCTTCCGCACCTGATGCATCTATTTTATTAACAGCAATAATTTGCTTTTTCCTTCCTAATGCTTCATTGAAAAGTGCTAGCTCCTTATTAATGTTTGTGTAATCTTCAAATAAATCTCTTTCCTCATCAAAGCCGCCAGCATCGAGAAGATGAACAATAACTTTAGTTCTTTCTAAATGTTTAAGAAACTGATGTCCTAAACCAATCCCTTCACTTGCGCCATCAATTAAGCCAGGAATATCAGCTAAAACAAAACTTTTATCGCCTAATGAAACAACGCCTAAATGTGGATTAAGGGTTGTAAAAGGATAGTCTCCAATCTTTGGTCTAGCATTGGAAACGCTACTGATTAAAGTTGATTTTCCTGCATTAGGATAACCTGCTATCCCAGCATCCGCCAGTAGTTTTAATTCGAGATAAATCGTTTTTTCATCTCCTGGCTCACCATTTTCAGCCATTCTCGGAGCCTTGTTTTTATTGGACATAAAACGGGCATTGCCTCGGCCACCTCGGCCGCCAGCAGCCACACACACCTCTTGGCCATCTTCAATAATATCCGCCAATACATTTCCTAATTCATCTTTTACAATAGTGCCTAATGGTACTTTCAAATAGAGGTTTTGTCCATTTCTACCATGCATATTACTGGTTTTACCATTTTCCCCTTTTGCTGCTTTATGATGTTTCTTATATTTAAAGTCAATCATAGTAGTAGCGCCTTTATCCCCAACTAAAAAAACTGATCCTCCAAGACCACCATCACCGCCACTAGGTCCTCCTTCAGGAACATATTTCTCTCTTCGAAAAGAGACCATGCCATTACCGCCGTAACCGCCTTTTATAAATATTCTTACTTTATCATAAAACATTGAGCACACTCCTTTTAAGTGAAAAAACTCCCCTTTAATATAATTAAGGGGAGTCGTCTTCTAAATCATTTTTTTATTGGACTGCATATATGCTGGCTTGTTTTTTATCTCTGCCTTTTCTTTCAAAACGCACAACACCATCTATTAATGCAAACAAAGTGTCATCTTTGCCTAATCCTACGTTATTGCCTGGGTGAATTTTAGTTCCTCTTTGGCGTACCAAAATATTCCCTGCCTTGACAACACAGCCGTCGCCTCTTTTAACACCTAATCTTTGGGCATTACTGTCACGACCGTTTCTTGAACTACCTTGCCCCTTTTTGTGAGCGAATAGTTGAAGGTTTAATTTAAACATGATACTCCACCTCCTCTTCGTGGACCTTAAGATATTTCTTATAATCTTCTTTAAGTAAGGTTAAGCCATTTAAAAATACAGTTTCAATGCCTAGCAATAAAGGAGAATCTCCTTTAAAAATCACTTTTAAATAACCTGCCTCATCATCTCTTATTAACTTGACTAAATCCATATGCTTCTCCAAAGAATAAGCAATTGTCTGTAAATGCATAGATAAGGCACAACAGACTAAACTGTATTGACCTGCTTCTTCATCATATTCACCAATGTGACCACAACTTTCAAAACCACACCAATTACCCTGTTTATCCTTATAGATTACAATACTATTCATTAGCCTTGAATTTTCTCTACAGTTACTTCAGTATAAGGTTGTCTATGACCTTGCTTTCTTCTGTAGCCTTTTTTGGGTTTCATTTTATAAACAATAATTTTCTCACCTTTGCCATGATCGGTTACCTTTAAAGTAACTTTTGCACCATCAACAACTGGTGTACCAATTTTTGTTTCTTTTCCATCGCTAACAAGCAACACTTTAGAATCCTCTACTAAAGAACCAACTTTAGTTTCGATTTTCTCAAGACGTAAAACATCGCCTTCAGAAACTTTATATTGCTTACCGCCATTTTCTATTACTGCGTACATACTATTTGCACCTCCTCCGCAAAAGACTCCCTGATTAGGTAGAGATTCAACTCTTTTAAAACCTTTTCCACGGGGTTGTAAACGAACATTATTATTATACCTTTTTTTTAACTATTATGCAATAAAATAGCACTAACTTCCCTGAAAAATTCATTTTAATATTTTCGCAAGTTTATTTTTCTTGAAGACACTTATACTATCTGAATTACTATATCATTTTTATAACGATTGCCAATCCTAAAATCTAATATTTTATAAACCATATACTTCTATTAATGTGAATAGTACTAGTTTTCGGACTTGTTATTGCACTTTTTAGTTTTTTAAGATTAATGAGAAAATCAATATCAGAAATTATCTAAACCAAATTAAAATGGACCAACGGACTATAGTATGCTACTGACCCATTTATTAATTAATTTTATGCTTATAACGCCTAACTTCCAGAAGTTATTTTTAAACCAATAATGCCTACTAATATAAAAGCAACAAATGTTAATCTTGGTATAGTTGCTGGTTCTTTAAATACAAAAATACCAAAAATTACTGTACCAATTGCACCAATACCAGTCCAAACTGCATAAGCAGTCCCTAAAGGTAGTGTTTTCATTGCAAAAGATAGTAAAACGACACTAACAACCATTGTTGCAATAGTAATGATAGGGGGAATTAGCTTTTTAAAGCCTTCTGAAAATTTAAGTCCTGTTGCCCAAACTACTTCAAAGATTCCTGCTATTAATAAAATAAGCCAACTCATTTTTTACACCTCATTTTCTACAAAAAATAAGCCTAGGAGATTACTCTCCCAGGCTTTTATCCTTCCGTGACCAACTTATTTGTTGGGGTTTTACCTCGGACCAGACCACTTTTGTGCGGAACCCTAGAAAACTAACTTAATCTTAACCCACTATTAGGGTAATGTCAAGGCTAGGATATATACTTGAAGCTAATGCCTCCAAAAGCACAAGTACCTCTCTTACAATTAGTGTAGAACCTTCAGTGACAGATGAAGGACTTCCTTCAACATCAGAACCGCCTAAAATTGCAGTCACCTCATTTTGCAACTTCATTTTAGCAGGTAATTTAAATTCAATACCACCCATAATACAATTAACATCAATAACTGCACCTTCAGAAGCTATAGTAGCACTTGTTAAGTCTACCTCAGATCCACCTAAATAAGCTGAAACAGATCCACCTTTGAAATGACTTGAAACAACACGCTTTCCATTACCTGATAAAATAGAACTTACATAAATAGTATCTCCTTGAGAATCTTCTCTTGTCATATTATCATGTTTTTTATCTTAATAATTCCAGTTTTAATAAATATAAATTCTAAACCTAAAAAAATTAAAATTAAAGGCACCAAGAAATTCCAAGCATTTTCAACAAAATAACTTAAAATAAACATAGCAGCTATAGAAGTAACTAAACCTCCCCAGAAAATACTTCTTCTAAAAATCAATTGATATAAACCATAAATTGCAAATAAGACTGCAATTGCAATTTTAATGACATAGTTTGCCAATGGCATAATATTTAGACTTGATAAAGCTATTAAAATACCCGCCTATGATTAATATTAAACCTATAATAATTTTACTTTTCATTTTTACCACCTTTATTTATTATTGTTGCTATTATCGTTGTTTTGGTTATCACAATTACTATTGTAATTAGTCTTTTTGCCGAAAATAATCTGGAGTCCTAAGAGAATTAGAATTGCTGGAAATAAAATTTTCCAGAAATAGACAAACCAATTACCTAATAAGAAAATAAGTGATAAAACAATAGTGAATCCACCAAAGAAAATTTTCTTATTTTGAATAATATTAAAAATACCATAAATGATAAATATCACAGGAAGTATAACCCCTAAAAAGCCTTGATTAAAAGGTACAATATTAAATAAGTCTAATGCTATAATTACACCTGCTGCAATAAAAATCAGTCCCCAAAATACTTTTGATGCCATAATAATTTCCTTTCTAAATACAATGGATTAGTATTTTATCAGCTCCATATAAAGCCAACCTCTTTATAGTATACTCTCCATTAAAACCAATAGCTTGAACTAAAGTTTTAATTAGAGGTTCAATACGAAGCGTTCTCTCACTTCCACAAGTCGTGAGAATTTTTAAATCAACAATGCCCTTTTTCTTACTTAATTTATACGTTATAATCTCCTCTTTAACTTCTTTTACTCTAATGCCTTTTTTTGTTTTTAAAGTTATTAAAATTGAAGGATGACTTAAAAATGAATCGATTTTATTCATTATTTCATTTCTGTTCTCATCCATACAAGCAAAAACAATATCATATTCCGCTTTTTCCAAAAGAGCCGTTAATGATTTGTTGGTTTCAGTTTTTTCTTCTATTTCTAAAACTTTTATACCTTTAGGCAGATTATTATTAACCAATTTTAAAGCTTTTTTCATATTTAATGTTGATTCAACTTCTAATTCTAATAACTCCCCTTCACTTTCAAGGCCTACGCCTTTTGCTAAAGCAAAAGACAGCTTCATATGAGGATTAAAACCTTCACTAAAAGCTACTGGAAGTTGACCTCTTTTAAAACATTGGCGGAATAACTTCATTAACTCTAAATGAGATAAATATTTTAATGAGCCTTCCACTTTAAATAACATAATATACTTAACCACGGTATGCTCCTTTTAAATCTAATTTTAAGCCTTCCTCTTCATTACAAAGACTACAGCCTGTACATCCTTTTCTACAATCTCTTGTTAGAGTTTCTTTTTTTGCATTTTTATACTCTTTCCACAAATAGTCCTTGGCAACGCCTATATTAATATGGTCCCAGTATAAAGGCTCCTCCTTAGCAAAAAAATGTTCACTATATTCTGTAATATTAATTCCAGTTTCTGCTAATGCCTCATTCCATGCATCTTGCTTAAACCACTCATCCCAACTGTCAAGGTAGCAATCATTTTCATGAAGTTTTAACAATAGCTTATTCAATCGTCTATCCCCTCTAGCTAACATACCTTCTAAAACACTTAAAGGCGCACTATGATAGTTAAATTTAAGACCTTTTCCCTGAATATGCTCTCGAAGTAGTCTCTGTTTTCTCTCCAGCTCAGATTGACTGTTTTGGCCAAACCACTGAAATGGTGTAAATGGCTTTGGTACAAAAGAAGCTACACTAACAGTAATCGTCAATCCTCTAACTCCTAAACTTTTTCCTAATGCAAGAATTTTTTTACCTAATTCAGCAATCCCTATTATATCTTTGTCAGTTTCCTCAGGTAACCCAATCATAAAATAAAGCTTAATTCTTTTCCAGCCAGCCTTAAAAGCACCTGTAGCTGTTTCAATTAAATCTTCTTCTGTAACCCCTTTATTAATTACATCTTGCATTTTCTGAGTCCCGGCTTCTGGCGCAAAAGTAAAGCCTGTTTTACGAACAGTCTGTATCATTTTTGCTAAATTAATTGAAAATGTATCCACTCTTAATGATGGTAAAGAAACACTTATTTTCTCTTTCTCAAAATCAGCCATTAGCTGACTTACTAAAGGTTCTACACCTGTATAATCAGCCGTACTCAAGGATGTTAAGGAAATATCGTCATAGCCTGTATTAAGGGCTAATTGATGGGCCTGTTCCATTAAAGTTTTTATTGTTTTTTCTCTTACTGGTCTATAAATCATGCCAGCTTGACAAAAACGACAACCATGAGTACAACCTCTTAGTACTTCAAGCATCATTCTATCATGAACAGCATCTACAAAAGGAACTACAGGCTTTGTAGGGAAGTAGGCTTGATTTAGATTTTTAACAATAGCTTTCCTAATTTTTTCATTAGCTTCATTATTAGTAGGAAAAGTACCTTTATAAACACTATTTTCATATTGAGCCTCATACCACTCTGGAATATAAACACCATCTAAATGAGCAATTGCCTTAAAAAAACCTTCTCGGTCCTCAATAAAGCCTTCTTTTAAAAAGGCTGCTCCTGCTTCTAAAATTTGAGGTAAAAGTTCTTCTCCGTCACCAATTAAAAAAAGATCAAAAAAATCACTAATTGGCTCTGGATTTACAGCACAAGGTCCTCCTCCAATAATTATTGGATAAATCCCCTTCTTTCGTTCTGCTCTTGTCACTGGAATATTGCCTAATGACAACATTTTAAGAATATTAGTATAGCTCATCTCATATTGCAAAGTAAATCCCACAATAGGAAATTGAGCTAAAGGTGTATAAGATTCTAAAGAAAAAAGTGGTATACTTTCAGCTTCCATTAAAGAGGCCATATCAGGCCAAGGACAGAATACCCGTTCCATTAAAAAATCTGTTTCTTCGTTAATTAAGCCATAAAGTATTTGCATCCCTAAGTGAGACATTCCAATCTCGTAAACATCAGGAAAACAAAATGCCATTTGACATTTTGTTTCCTTAAAACTTTTATCTGTACTGTGCCACTCACCACCAATATAGCGACCTGGCTTTTCAACCTTTGGCAACAGTTTTTTTTCAATTTTATTTTTTAAATTATCTTGCTTCACAATACTACTCTACCCCTCTATTAAAATATCTCCTTGGTTCGCCGCATACTAATACTGATAATAATACCGCAGGCCATTAAATTTGTCCATAAATTACTACCTCCATAACTTATGAAGGGCAACGGAATACCTGTTACAGGCATTAAACTAATGTTCATACCTATATTCTCAACAATATGGAACATAAACATACTAACAAAACCAATAATTACAATAAAACCATAGTGATTTAAACATTCATGAGCAATAGACAAAGCCTTTAAAAGAAAGAAGAAATAAATGACCAAGAGAACAACCCCGCCAATAAATCCAAATTCTTCACCAATAACTGAAAAAGCAAAGTCTGTATGATGCTCAGGCAAAAAATTAATCTGAGCGGCATTGCCAAAACCTTTGCCAAAAAGGCCACCTGAACCAGATGCAATAAGCGCTTGAACAATATTATAGCCTGCTCCTAATCCGTTTTTACCATCATTATATGGGTCTAAAAATACAGTGAATCTCTGTATTTGGTATTCTGCTAAAGGAATAGGCACTCCAAAAATCAAGTGTAGTGCTAACCAACCTACAATTAATCCTAATCCACTGAATAAAATAATACAAACAATTTTTTTATTCGCATTTGAAAAAAACAACATCCCAAAAACAACAAAAATATAGACCATTGCAGTCCCTAAATCAGGCTGAAGCATAATCAATGCAAAAGGTGGCAATATATAAAGGAAAGCTTTAAACATTTGTGTCCAGGTATTGAGATTATCAAAATTTCTATTAAAAAATCCCCCAAGACACAAAATCAAAAGAATCTTACTAAACTCCGCAGGTTGGATACCGAATACACCTAATGAAAACCAGCTTTTTGCTCCATTAATATCCTGTCCAAAAACCAAGACAGCTAACAGCATAATCATCATAATAGCATATAAAAGTTTTTCCATTTCCATGTATTTTAAATAATCAACTGAACCTACTATAAAAATAATAATCAGTCCAACTATCAGAAAAAAGATGGATTTAATAATAATTAAGTTAGCATCTTCAGCTAAACCTTTAGCTGAAGAAAATATTAGTGCAAAACCCATTGCAACTAAAAGCATTGTTAGACCAAAAAAAATCCAGTCTGTTTTTTTCCATAAGTCTCTATTCATCTTTTCCTCTTTTATTTATTAAAGTAAGCGTCAAATGCTCCTTTAGCAACCCAAGCCGCCGAGGTTGAACTACCCTTACCATATTCTACAATAACTGCAATAGCAATTTGCGGATTATCATAAGGCGCAAAAGCAACAAAAACGCCATAATAGTCTGTTTTCGCATTATCCGTTGCTCTTCCGGTCTCAGCTGTCCCTGTTTTAGCTGCAACAGGAATACTATAGTCACTAAATACCGACCCAGCTGTACCACCAGATTGAGTTACTTGATACATACCTGCCTTAATAGAATCTAAATCAGCCTTAGCTACTTCTAATTTATTTAATACTGTTGGCTGAGCTTCATAGGCAACTTCGGCAACTTCTCCGGCACCAGTTACAGCTTTTTTAACTAATATAGGTTTATAGCGGGTTCCGCCATTGGCAATAGTTGAAACATATTGACCCAATTGTAATACGGTATAGTTATTCATACCTTGTCCAATTGATAAATTATATGTATCATAAGGATACCAACTTTTTGCCCATTCATAATTAGATGTGGCGGCACTAATAGTCTCATCTCTTTCCCCTTCAACTGCTTCAATTTGTTTTCGTTTTTCAGCTTCACTTAAGTTACTATTTTGATTAATTGCAACAATTTTATCAGCTGCAGCACCATTTAAATTTTCCTTAATGCCTTCTAAATACTCTTTTTCATAAGCAGATTTAGAATCTGGTGTTGGCAAAAATCCTTTTGATACACCTGACATATCTGTAAATCCAGTATCAACACCTAAGCCTAATTGTCTTGCTGTTTTAGAAATATTATCTATTCCAGTTTGCTGAGATACTGCTTGAAAATAAACATTACATGATACTTTCAAAGCTGTTTCAAGATTAATGGTTCCATGAACACCTGTACACGGAATATAAGGCGGTTCCCAAAATTTACCGTTACAAGTAAATTGAGAGTTTGGTGTTAAATTACCATAAGTTAATCCAGCAAGAGCAGTAGTCATTTTAAATGCAGAACCAGGTGGGTAAGGTGTATTTAAAACTTTGTTCACCATAGGTGTTTGTAAACTTCTAATATAATAATCGGCTTTATCTTCACTTAAACCATTAACAAAGTCATTAGGATCAAAATAAGGTTTTGAGGCCATAGCTAAAATTTCCCCAGTTTTAACATCCATTATTACTGCTGAGCCACTGCCTGCTTTAGGATTTGAACCTTGGCTAATCTTAATTTGCTCATCTAAAGCTGTTTCTAATGCTTTTTGCAACCTTAAATCAATAGTCAATTGAAAATTATCACCTGACTTAGAAGGATTGATTTCCCCTTTGGTTTTAATGGTTTTCCCCTCCATATCAACTTCCACTTCTTGAGTTCCCTTAATACCATAAAGCCCTCTTAAATCAGTACCTTCTTTTTTAAATTGCTCTAGAGACTTTTCCAGTCCCATTTTACCAATTGAATCAGTTTGCTTGTAAATACTTTTATTTTTTTCATACTCTTCTTGGTTAATGGCCCCAACATAACCTAAGGTTACTCCTAAAACACTTTCTTGAGGATAATAGCGGGTAGGTATTATTTGCACTTTCGCTGCCGGCAAAATGGCAGCTCTCTCATAGATTTTACTAATAATTTGCATGCCATCCCCTTGGTCATAAGGCACTTTCACAATCTCTATTACACCATAAGCGCCAGTGGCACCTTTGTCTTCAATTTTCTTTCTTATTTTTTCTTCATCAAAACCTAAAGGTTTAAGTAATTCGCTTAAGTTATAGATGGTTTTTTCATAGTCGTCTTTTGGAGCATTAATGTCTATTGCTATTGAAGCCATTGGCCTACTAACTGCTAAAGGTTCATTATTGCGATCTATAATATCTCCTCGTTTAGCTGGAATATCAATTAATCTCAGTGTATTATTTGATGATTGAGTCTGATAATTCGCGCCATTAATAACTTGGACTTGAAATAAACGACCTATTAAAATGAGGAACACAACAGCAATAAAAATTAAATAGCCATGAACATTACCTTCATTATCTTTTTTTTTGTTCATTTGTTTTCTTCCCCTTTAAATTTATGGAGAATCAAATAGGTTATAGGATAAATAACTAAAGAAACTAATACATTATAAACACTACCTAATAACATATTTTTTACATACATTAAATTAAGTAATCCCCCATTGCCTGCTAAGACCATTAAGACTGCCATTACTATACCATTTATAATGGAGCCAATAAAAATAACTGCAATAGGTGTCAATACATTTTCTTTAATAATTCTAGAAGTAAAACGACTAATTATAAAGATAGTCAAAACCATAGCAATTACATTGCTGCCAATCATTCTACCAATATAAAAATCTTCAATCCCACCAGCGATTAAGGCGCAAACAATACTAGATTCTCTGCTTATAAAAAAAGTAAGTGTTATAGTAAAAATCAATAATAAGTTAGGCTGGGCTCCAAAAAAATCCAGTCTGGAAAAAAAGGTTGATTCCAAAATAAGAAAAAAAGCTACTAGCAGAATATAAATGGGAATATATAATTTTTTCACTGGCCTCTTTCCTTTCCTAGTACCTTTACTCTTGACTAGTAATAACCATTACAAAATCTAAACTATTTAAATTTTCATAAGGCTCAATAATAGCTTCTTTCATTAAGCCATCAGAAGCGTTTTCTATAGACTTTACTTTTCCTATTTTTAAATTTTTATAGGTCATATCACCTAAACCTGAGGTAATAATCTCAAAGCCTTCTTGGATAGGTGCATCTGAGGGAATTTGAATCATCTTTAATTGATTGGAACCATCATCCTCGCCAATTACAATACCAGGATACCTGATTTCTTTCGCAAGAGCTGCTACAGCTCCATATTTAGAATCAGTAATAAGTGTAACCTCTGCAGTACTATTTGTGACAGATGTTACACGGCCAACTAAACCTTTATAGGTAATTACTGGCATATTTTCCTTAATACCGTCATTGGATCCTTTATTAATGGAAATAGTTTTATACCATTCCTTAATACTTCTTCCAACTACTTCACCCGTTACAATTTGCAACTCTTTATTACTTTTCTGTAAATCTAATGTTTTTTTCAAAGTCTCATTTTCAACTTTGTATTCTTGGAGTATGTTGTTTTCTGTTTCCAAGCGAGCTAAATCTTTTTTTATTTCATCATTTTCATCTTTAACATTTTTATAATCTACTAAACCCTTAAAAAAATTAACAATACCGTTCCCGGCCGAATAGGAAGCTGTTTGAGCAGGGTTAAATACTTCCCTCATAATACTTTCAACAGGACCTAATCCTAACTGAGTTGTACTTGTTATTCTCATAATAATTACAAAAATAATGACAATGACACTGATGACTACCTTTATTTTGAAGTCTCCAGTGCCCTTTTTAATTTTCTTGTCCATTTTTATTTATCGCTACCTATTATATTCTTCCATTCTGA contains:
- the mreC gene encoding rod shape-determining protein MreC translates to MDKKIKKGTGDFKIKVVISVIVIIFVIIMRITSTTQLGLGPVESIMREVFNPAQTASYSAGNGIVNFFKGLVDYKNVKDENDEIKKDLARLETENNILQEYKVENETLKKTLDLQKSNKELQIVTGEVVGRSIKEWYKTISINKGSNDGIKENMPVITYKGLVGRVTSVTNSTAEVTLITDSKYGAVAALAKEIRYPGIVIGEDDGSNQLKMIQIPSDAPIQEGFEIITSGLGDMTYKNLKIGKVKSIENASDGLMKEAIIEPYENLNSLDFVMVITSQE
- the mreD gene encoding rod shape-determining protein MreD — its product is MKKLYIPIYILLVAFFLILESTFFSRLDFFGAQPNLLLIFTITLTFFISRESSIVCALIAGGIEDFYIGRMIGSNVIAMVLTIFIISRFTSRIIKENVLTPIAVIFIGSIINGIVMAVLMVLAGNGGLLNLMYVKNMLLGSVYNVLVSLVIYPITYLILHKFKGEENK